A region of the Rubripirellula tenax genome:
CCGTTTTTGATCCGCGAAAAGTTGCCGCCATGCGATCGCTGAAGTTGGCCGCCCTGAACGCTCAAGTCATGTTGACTTCGCCGTTCCGCCGCGCTCGGATAAGGAAGGCCGCCGCCGAAGGCACGGCGCCCATCTCCGTCTCGTTTTATCATCGAGTCGCCGACACATGCGCGAACGATTGGACGATCAGCCGAGAACGATTTCTTCGACACATCGACTACTGTAAATCCCGTTTCGAAATGATCTCGTTGGCGGAAGTTCAACGGCGGGTTCGATCGCAACAGTCGCACAACGCAGCGATGTCCATCACGTTTGATGATGGCTACCGCGACAATTGTGAATTCGCATTGCCGTTGTTGATCCAGCGGGGCATCCCCTGCACGTATTTTGTGACGACGTGTAACGTCCGTGGTCAGATGCCGTTTCCACACGACGTGAAATCGGGCGAACCGTTGGCTGTGAACACGGTCCAACAGATTCGCGAGCTATCCGATGCCGGTGTCGAAATCGGTTGCCATACCCGGCAACACGTCGATTTTTCAAAGGTACACGACCAAGCCACCGTTCGCGACGAAGTCGTTCGAGCGAAATCAGAACTCGAACAAATGATCGGCCGCGAAGTTCGCTACTTTGCCTTCCCATTCGGTCTGCCCGCTCAATTGACCCAGGCAGCGATCGAAGCCGTTTCCGAGGCCGGGTTTGATGGATTCTGTAGCGCCTACGGCGCATACAACTTGGTCGGCCGCGACTGGTTCCATATCCGCCGCTTCCATGGCGATCCTGAATTCGCGCGGCTGAAAAATTGGTTGAGCATCGATCCAAGAAAAGTCCGTCAAGAACCTGAAGTGCGTTACTTCTTGCCGCCGGCAATGTCTTTCAAAGAAACATTCCCGATGATGGGCCGAACAACGCCCCTGTTCGCCCACTAGTCGTCCATTGCCGGCCGGATCCAACCGGGCTAGCGAAATTCGTTCGATGATTCCTGTGTTCAAACCCCAACCTAAACCAACCATGCTGTTTTCGCGCAAACGCCCTTGGCGTCCCGTCCCCAAACGATCGGATGTCGGACCACTACGGTGCGTCTTTGTCATCACCAGCATGCCCGTCGGAGGTGCCGAGACGCTGTTGGTCAACATGATGCGAAAAATGGATCCGGCTCGTATTCGCCCGGAAGTGGTTTGCTTGAAAGAACCGGGCCCGTTGGGCGATGAAATTTCCGGCGAGTTTCCGGTGCACAGCCATTTGATCGGCGGGAAGTTTGATGTGGGTGTTTTGCCGCGATTGGCGAAATTGCTGCACCGCAGACGGGCCGATATGGTCGTCACGGTGGGCGCGGGCGACAAAATGTTTTGGGGTCGTTTGGCGGCTCACATCGCCGGTGTTCCGGTGATCGCGTCGGCACTGCATTCGACGGGATGGCCCGATGGTGTCGGCAAGCTGAACCGAACGCTGACGCGAATCACCGATGCCTTTATCGGCGTGGCAGACTCGCACGGCCAATTCTTACGAGACTTCGAAAAATTCCCCGCGGACAAGGTTCACGTGATTCGAAACGGTGTGGACTGCGCTCGATTTTCGCCAAACGATCAGGCGCGAGCAGATGTTCGCGCCGAACTCGGACTGAACGCCGACACACCACTGATTGGAATCGTCGCGGCGCTTCGAAGCGAAAAGAATCATGCGATGCTGGTTCGTGCGGCGGCGGCGATGCGAGATCGCCAACCCGATGCTCATTGGATCATCGTTGGCGACGGACCCGAGAGAGCCGGCATTGAGTCCTTGGCAGCAGAACTGAACATCGCTGATCGGATTCACTTGCTGGGCACTCGGTACGACACGCCGCGATTGGTTTCTTCACTGGATGTGTTCACGTTGTGTTCGCTGAACGAGGCTTCGCCGGTTTCGATTTTGGAAGCGCTCGCGTGCGAAGTCCCCGTGGTTGCGACCGACGTTGGTTCCATCAAGGAATCGATTATCAACGGCGAAACTGGATACTTGATCGCGGTGGAAGATGACGCGGCGATGGCCGACGCGGTCGACCGTATGTTGTCCGACGCGGCAGCTCGCCAGCAGATGGGAAGCTCGGGTCGCAAGCTGGTCCAAGAAACCGGGTCCCTCGAATCGATGGTCGAAGGCTATACCCGGTTGGGCATCGAACTGTATGACGCCAAAGTTTGCCGACCTGCGACGAAACTTGTCGCCGCCAGATCGGTCACTTCTTGATCCGCAATAGCAACTACGTCGGCATGACCAACGGTTGAATTTTGCGATCGTAGCCGGACTTAACTACTTTGCGGCTGCGAATCGTGCGGCAACGGCGTCCCAATCGACAACGTTCCAGAACGTCGTGACATAGTCGGGACGTCGGTTTTGGTAGTTCAAGTAGTACGCGTGCTCCCAAACATCCAAACCCAAAATCGGTGTGCCGCCGATACCGGCGATGGCTGCACCCATCAAGGGACTGTCTTGATTGGCGGTGCTGCCGATCTTGAGCGATCCGCCTTCGACGTACAGCCATGCCCAACCGCTGCCGAAGCGAGTCGCGGCGGCCGCGCCGAACAGTTCTTTCATCTTGTCGAACGAACCGAACGCCGAATCGATCGCAGCGGCCAGATCGCCGGTCGGGTTTCCGCCTTTTCCGGGGCCCATCACGGTCCAGAACAACGAGTGATTGGCGTGACCGCCACCGTTGTTGCGGACGGCGCCCTTCTTGTCGTCAGGTACCGATCCCATGTCCGAGATCAGGTCTTCGATGGACTTGCTTTCCAACGGAGTGCCAGCGATCGCATCGTTGACCTTGCTGATGTACGCCTGGTGGTGCTTGGTATGGTGGATTTCCATCGTCTTGGCGTCGATGCTAGGGGCGAGTGCATCGTGCGCGTAAGGCAATGCGGGCAAAGTATAGGCCATGGCCGAGGGCTCCTTGGAAAGGGATGGTGAAACCATAAGTTTCCAGGACGATAGCGGTCCGTCCAGCCCCCGCAAGTGCCTAGGCCGAATCCGGACGCATCAATTCGCCCATCAAGTAGCTTCGCAGACTGTTTATTACCTGCGAAAAGCATGCTGCGACGTCCTGGCCGCGTCGATCGCGATTGCGAATTGGTTGCAACTGGGCGTGCACATTGGTGCGATTGAAGGACCGACCGGTCGAACGCTCTTCGCGGCTCTCGCTAAGCGTCAATTGGACTCGCAGAGCCATTTGCTGGTCGGCTCGCCGTCGGCCGCCACGCGAATACGTGGCGTTCATCTTGATCGACACTTGGTTTTCGTCCACGCTGATGATTTCGGCGTTGTGGTCGGCGATGAAGCCTCGCAATTTTTCAATCACCAAATCAACAGGTACCGGCGAGACGATATCGAATTCACCGTTCTCGATCGGCCCTGACCCTGTCAACCATTCCAACCAACCGCGGGTGGCGACGGTTTCGTCGGCCGGTGACTGCATCACATTCCCGGCACCCAATTGGATGACGCGGTTGCGACCGTTGTCTTTTGCTTTCAACAGCGCCCTATCCGATCGCGCCAGTACCGTTTCGGCGGTATCGCCCGATTGAAACTCGGTTACACCGAAACTGGCGGTGACGGCCTCGCCACCCAGCGACGGCAGGGGCGTTGATTCGAGTGCAATACGAATCGCTTCGGCGCGTTTCGATGCAGTTGCGTTGTCACAATTCGGCGCCAACAGTAAGAACTCTTCGCCCCCGTATCGTGCGACCGTGTCGCCATCGCGGCTGTGGGCACGAAGGACGGCGGCAAAGCTTTTCAACGCTTCATCACCGGCGGGGTGGCCGTGAACGTCGTTCACGCGTTTGAAGTGGTCAATGTCACAGATGATCAAACTAAAACTCGGACCGCCGGCGATTGTCGCTTCTGTCAGATCTTCCAATTGATTGTCGAAGTGCGCGCGGTTGGCAACGCCCGTCAATGGATCTTGTGTCGTTTGATGGTGAAGCGCTTCAAGACGCTCTTGCAGCGTCGCTTGATCCGACAAGTCACGCACCGTGACAACGGTACCGTATACGCCGGGGACCGAACCGGCCACGGGCGATACATGCACTTGCACCGGAGTCGGAGTTTTACCGGGCTGCTCGATCATCATCGAACGGACGATCGCGCTGCCCTGGGCCAGACAATCGCGGATCAGACAGGCGTCCTCGTCACGGACGAGGTCTTCGTCTCGCAATCGAAGCGAATCGTTGCTGAATCGTTGACCAACGATCGCGTCGGCGGCGATCGCCGTCAATCGCTGCATCGATGCATTCCAGTGAGTGATGGTGCCTTCGCCGTCGGTGAAGGCGACACCGTCTTTCTGGTTTGCAAACATTTGTTGAAAGAACAGCACTTCGCGTTTGTGGACGACACTCGATGCGGATTTGCGACTGGCGGGTGATTCGGCGACCGTCCCCCAAATCGACGGAGCCGCATTGTCCTGTAATTGACGCAACCAACGATCGACGACGATGCGGTGAAGCATCTCGGGCCGTTCTTCCAGCATGCGGCTGAATTCGCCGACCAATTCGGGATCGAATTGAGTCGACGCATGTTGGTTTAGTTCTTGAATGGCGCGTTCACGGCTCATGGCGGGCCGGTAAACCGTATCCGTCGTCATCGCGTCAAAAGCATCTGCGATCGCCAGCATTCGTGAACCGATCGGCAACGCGCTGCCACGAGGACCATCGCCATGCCGGCGACTGTCGTACCACGTGTTGGCGTAACGGATGATGTCCAGCAATTCGTGATCGCCGGTGCAACCACGCAAGATCTCGCAGCCCAGTTCGGGGATCAGCTCCATCGTCAGTTGTTCGTCGACAGACAATTTGCCCGGCTTCCGAAGGATGCGATCGGGAATCCCGATCTTCCCCAAGTCGTGCAGCAACGCAGCGACCTCGATTCGGTCACGCGTATCTTCGTCCAAACCCAACCGTTGCGCCCATGCCGAACAGGACAGCGCGACTCGCAGGCAGTGCGCAGCGGTCGGGGCGTGCTTCGTTCGCAGCGAATAGAACAGCGACGTTGCCATTCCCAACCGAACGACTGCCAACCGATTCTCGAACGGCAAGTCGCTCGAATCGGCAGCGCCAAATTCCGCAGCAGCGACCGATTCTCGAAGGCCGGCCAGCAAGTTTCCTACCCGAGACGGTGTCGACTGGGAGCCGGAATTCAACGAAAAATCTCTGCTGCTCTCTACCATCACAACGGTACAGTCAGAGTTCGCCGGCATGTTTGTAGGGATTGTATTGGTCATACGGGACAACGCGTCCGGGGAGAGCGGTAAAAGGGTATCGATAAGGAAGCCTACGTCACGTAATCACGGCCGCACGACCGTGTTGTCAACTTGGTCACGCGATGGAGCCCCACCCAGGGGAATGGATCGATCGATCGGAATATCAGGGAATGCTTGCGATCGGCATCATTGCTACCTACTATGCGTCTATCCCTTATTCGTCGATTTCGGATGGGGAGATCGCCGTTTTTGGCGGATTCAACGACTCCCCCCCAGTCAGTGTGGCTTTCATTTGGGGCGATCGGTGAATTCGGCCAATCAGTTTTCCACCTAATGATCGGTGCTTTTCGAGTGAGTCTCTCCGAAGTCGACCGTGCTCTGCTTCAACGATGCCTGGACCAAGCTCCACGCGCGTGGCAAGACTTCGTTGACCGATTCCTGGGGCTTGTCGTCCATGTCGCCAACCACACGGCCCAGTCGCGTGGTTTGACGATCGATATGGCGACACGCGACGATTTGGTGGCGGATGTCTTTCTGACGCTCGTCGCTGGCGACTATGCGGTACTGCGCCGGTTCCGTCGCAACAGTTCGCTGGCGACTTATTTGACCGTCGTCTCGCGGCGAGTCATCGCAAGACGACTGACTCAATCCGCTGCCGAGGTCTCCGCATCAGGCCAGTCATCCAATGGGCAAGCGGGCGGGGAAGGTAACGGTCACCATGAATCCGACATCTCGCGAATCGATGACCGTGAAGAAATTCAGCAACTGATGATGCGTCTGGATTCGACCGAAGCCAATGTGGTCCGGATGTACCATCTAGAAGGCAAGTCGTACGACGAAATCAGCCGCGCCGTTGGCATGAGTCTGAACAGCGTCGGCCCGGTGCTGTCACGCGCCCGTGACAAGATGAAAAACGGCCGCGGCTGATTCCTGCGGCCGATTGATAACAACGGACTTCGCTGTTATTCCGTGACGGGTTCGATCGTCGCCGACATACTGCCCTTGCACCGCGCGATCATCTCGTCTTTACCGAACGCCTTGATTTGGTCGCGTTTCAATTCGGCGTGCTCTAACGTTGTGGTCAGACAGATTGCCTTTCCACCTAGGTCGACCTGTTTGGCGATCTGGAATCCGGCTTCGATCGGATGGTGAAACAACCGCTTCATCATCAAAACGACGTAATCGTAACTATGGTCAGGGTCATCCCAAAGCACCACGTTATAGCGAGGCTGCTTCTTGGGCTTCCGTTTTTCGTCGCGCTGCTGTCTTCGGCTGATCTCGACTTCAGGCTCGGCCACCATTGATTGTTGTTCTGCCATTGTGGACCACACTCCTTGCTATTCAGACTCTTCGTATCATTTCGGCTCGGTACATACGTTTGGTACCATCGCAACACGTTACTATCTGAATAATCGGTGTCCGCGATCGCTGCTTCTATTGTAGCGCGGGCGGATACCAACCGGCAGTCCCAAAAATCCACGAAAAATCAAAGTTGTCCCTTTCATGTCGATGTCCTCGATTCTCAATGCCCTCGAAAAGGACTCTGACCGACACCTGGACGACCTGGTCCAATGGCTCCGTATCGCCAGCGTTAGCAGCGATTCATCTCGGAAATCCGATGTTGCACGAGCGGCGGACTGGTTGATGGACAAGTTCCGCGGCGCCGGTTTGGCAGTGGAACTGGTACCCACCCAAGGCCACCCGATGGTGATCGCCGAAACCGCTCCGGTACCTGGCGCCCCGGTGGTCGTCGTTTATGGACACTATGACGTCCAACCCGTCGAACCGCTTGACCAATGGATCAGTGACCCATTCGACCCAACCGTCCGAAACGGCAACCTTTACGCACGCGGTGCGACTGACGACAAGGGCCAAGTCCTGACGCACGTGCAAAGCGTTTGCGATTGGATCGCCAACGGCGAACCGCTTCCGATTCAAGTCAAATTCTTGATCGAAGGCGAAGAAGAAGTCGGCAGCGAGAATCTGGAACGAATGCTTCCCGACTTGGCCGATCGGATGGCGTGTGATTGTGTCGTGATCAGCGACAGCGGTCAGTACTCCGACGGCCAACCGGCAATCACGTACGGCCTGCGCGGCATTGCGACGTACGAATTGCGAATCGACGGTCCAAGCCAGGACTTGCACAGCGGATCGTTCGGCGGCGCGGTCATGAATCCGGCAATCGCAATCTGCCACGTGCTTTCATCGATGGTCGACAAGACAGGCCGGATCCAGATCCCGGGGTACTACGACGACGTCGTCGATCTCGTCGCGTCCGAACGCGAAGCATGGCAGAACCTGCCGCAAGACGAAGCCGCGTTTGCGGATTCGATCGGCGTGAAAGAACTGTTCGGCGAAACCGGGTATACCGCCGATGAAAGGCGTTGGGCTCGTCCCACGTTCGACGTCAACGGCATCACGGCGGGCCATCAAGGCGAGGGCGTGAAAACGATCATTCCCGCGACCGCGTCGGCGAAATTCAGTTTCCGATTGGTACCCAATCAAGACCCGACGAAGATCACCGCGGCGCTAGAGAAACACCTTGCCGATCACATGCCGCCAGGCGTTCGTTACCAATTGTCGCCCGACCACGGCGCGCCGGGCATGTTGGCGGACACGAATAGTCGGTACATGGCTGCGGCCAACACAGCCATCGAAATGGCCTTCGGCAAGAAGCCCGTCTTGATTCGCGAAGGCGGATCGATCCCGATCGTCACGCGATTCCAAGAGGTTCTCGGGTGCGATTGCCTGCTACTGGGATGGGGTTTGTCGGACGATAACGCACACAGTCCCAATGAAAAGTTCCGCATCGCCGATTACCATCGGGGCATTCGTGCTTCGGCTCTACTTTGGGACCAACTCGGAAAACTTCAACCTTCGGAATCCAAATGAAACGTCGTGAATTTATCCAATTGACTGCCGCGGGTTTGATGGCGACTCAGGGAACCACAACCACCTGGGGACGTGAACCGATCGAGCGGACAGGTCCGCCCCGTTTCCAACTCGGATTGGCCGCCTACTCGTTCCGCGATTATTTCGGGTTCATGAAAGGCAAGCCGCAGAAAGCCGCGCCCGGCGGCCCCGCGCTCGACATGATCGGCTTTCTTGACTACTGCGTCGCCCAGAAGATCGATGCCGCGGAATTGACCAGCTACTTTTTTCGCCCCGACCCGGATGACCAGTATTTCTTGGACATCAAACGCGAAGCCTTCATTCGCGGAGTCACGATCTCGGGAACGGCGATCGGTAACAACTTCACCGTCGGCCGAGGCCCCAAACTGGACCGTGAAGTCGAAGACGCGATTCGCTGGATCGATCGTGCGGCGATCCTGGGCGCGCCTCACATTCGCTTCTTTGCCGGCACCGCTGCTCAATTAGCGTCACACCCCGATCGCATTGTCGAAGCATCGGAAGCACTCGCGCGATGCGCCGAGTACGCGGCAACAAAGGGAATCTTTCTGGGCGTCGAAAACCACGGCAACCTGACCGGCCAACAGATGCTGGAATTGATGGAAAGGACCAACAGTCCCTGGGTCGGTATCAACTTGGACACTGGCAACTTCCTTTCGGATGACCCCTACGGCGACCTTGAAAAGTGTGTCCCCTTCGCCGTAAACGTTCAGGTCAAAGTCGCAATGCGGACGCCCGACAACCAACCCTACCCGGCCGATCTGGACCGGATCGCCAAGATCTTAGAACATGCTGGTTATCAGGGGTTCGTAATCCTAGAATTCGAAGAAGAGAATCCGTACGAACGGATCCCCAACATCATCGAAAAGTTCCGAACCGTTTTTGCGTAGTGCGAACAGCGAATAATTTCGTATCCAGCATTGGTAGTGGATTTTCATAGGCTGCTCGCCCAACACCATGTTTTCTGCCACGCCGATGCGTCGACTACGAAGCCGGCGTGGGACGTCGCGCCGGCGTGTAAGTACAGCAATCGGCCGGGCACACGTCGTGCCATGGGCCGAGCGGGCCGATGGCTTGCTTGTCATCGGTGCGGCCGAGTCGTTCTTCGACCAGCATGCGAATCATTTGCACGAACGTCGGCGACGTGCCCGCCGTCTTCGCCCGTGCCATGGCGATACCACGCTGTTCGCACAACTGGGCCGCCTCTTCATCCAGGTCGAACATGACTTCCATGTGATCGCTGACAAAACCGATCGGAACGATGACCAACGACGACAGTTTGGACGCGTCGTCGGTTTCTGCAATCGCATCCAAAACGTCCGGTTCCAACCACGGTTGTTGGGGCGGCCCGCTGCGGCTTTGAAAAACTAAACGCCAATTCGCCGCGCCGACCGCATCGGCCACCAAACGACTGGACTCTTGCAACTGTTTCAAATAGTCACAATTGTCCGCCATCCCCATCGGAATGCTGTGGGCGGTGAACATGACCAGCGTGTCGTCCGGCTTCACGTCGATCGAAGCCGCCGCCTGACGCACCGCGTCGGCCATCGTTTCGATAAAGCGAGGATGGTTGAAGCCCATGCGAACTTTCTCGACGATCGGGGCGTCTTCGCCGACCTCTTCCTGAGCCGCAATGATGTTCTCGCGATATTGGCGGCAACCGCTATAGCAACTGAACATACTGGTGAAGAATGCCAGCGCCCGCTTGCACCCGTCGTCCCTCATTTGACGAAGCGTGTCGGGAAATAACGGATCCCAATTACGGTTCGCCCAATAGACCGGCAAATCAATGTTCGCCGAGGCAAACTCAGCCTTGATTGCCGCCATCAACTCGCGGTTGTGCTGGTTGATGGGGCTGACGCCGCCGAAGTGCTTGTAGTGTTCGGCGACTTCCAACATCCGCTCGCGCGGCACGTTCTTGCCACGCAAAACATTTTCCAGAAACGGCATCACGTCGTCCTGGCCCTCGGGTCCACCAAAGGAAACGAGCAGGAATGAGTCGTAAGGCATTTCGTTGTTTGTCATGTTTGAACGCGGCTGGAGAGATCAGATGTCGAGTGAGTTACAGTTACCCGTCGTCAAGTCGCGGGCTAAAGTTTATCGCTGAAGCCCTTGTCTTCCAGAGCTTTCACCGCTTCGCGGACGCGTTCCTCGGCGTGTTTGGGCGCTACCAATGTCGCGTCCGCCGTTTGCACGATGATCAAGTCTTCCACATCGATCGTGACAATCGTGTGCCCGGGCTGCGTCATAATGATCGCGCCCTTCGTGTCGATGCCGATGTGCGAGCCGACGACGGTGTTGCCGTGCTCGTCAGGATCGTTCAACCGCGCCAGAGCTTGCCAACTGCCGACGTCATCCCAAGGAAACGGTGCTTCGATCACAACAACATTCTTGTACGTTTCCATGACCGCGTAATCGATCGAAGTTCCTTTGATCGCCGTGAATTCTCGCTCTAGCACGTCGTCGAAATCGGGACGTCCCATCGCGTCGGCAATCGCGTGCAGGTGAACGCTCATCGCCGCCGCATTCGTTTCCAGCGCGTCCAGAATGGTCGAAGCACGCCACACAAAAATACCGCTGTTCCAAAAGAACGTTCCGGCATCAACATAGGATTCTGCTGTCGCACGGTCGGGCTTTTCGCGGAACTTTTCTACCTTGTAGGCATCCACGCCATCGGCTGCGATCTTGTCAGCTCGTTGGATGTACCCGAACGACTCGGCCGGGTAACTGGGCTTGATTCCGAAAGTCACGATACGCGTGGGATCTTCGTCGATCAGCTTTTCCGCAGCCGCCAAAGCAGCCTGGAACTTCGCGTGGGAAGCAATCACGTGGTCCGACGGCATGACCACCATGGTCCCATCGGGATCCGTCCGCTTGATCATCGCGGCAGCCAAGCCCACGCACGGCGCGGTGTCCCGTTTGCAAGGTTCACCAACCACGTTGGCGGCGGGCAACTCGGGAAGTTGTTCGCGGACCGCTTCGACCAGAATTTTATTGGTGACGATCATTTGACGCTCAGGCGGGATCAGGTCGCCCAGTCGATCGACCGTCGATTGGATCATCGTACGTTGACCCGAGAGTGCCAGCAGTTGCTTCGGAACCAATTTACGACTCGCGGGCCAGAAACGAGTCCCGCTTCCCCCGGCCATGATCACAGCGTGCAACATCGAACAAGCTTCCAAACAACGGTTTCTCGGAACGTCCAGCCCGCCTTGGACGCCAATGCAGACATCCCGCGGTACAACTAGCCGAAAACCGTAACCGACGTGGTCGCCGCCGTGAAGATCCCGCAACCGGCCATGGCCGTCACAACTCGATCGCCGAGTCGTGGCTTGCGACTTGTTGCCGCCGTCGCGTCGGCATAAAACGAAGCCGTCACGCTGGCTCGCCCAATCACTTAAAAGTTGAATCCATGTTGCAACTCGGCTTTGTATCCGCCATCACCCCGGATTTGTCGCTCGAAGAAGTCTTTCGGACGGCTGCCGAGATCGGCTATGACTGTGTCGAAGTCATGTGTTGGCCGCTGGGCAAGTCGACGCGACGCTACGCCGGCGTGACTCACATCAACTTGGCCGAACTTGACGATCGCGGCATCGCCTCGATTCACGAGCTGTCCGCCAAGTACGGTGTCAGCATTTCGTCGTTGGGCTACTACCCTAACGCCCTTTCGCCCGACGCGGCCGAAGCCGAACACGCGGTCGAACACATTCGATCGGTGATCACGGCCGCGGCTTTGCTGGGTGTCGGCAACATGACAACCTTTATCGGCCGAGACTGGACCAAAAGCGTTGACGATAACTGGACTCGTTTTTTGGAAACCTGGCAGCCCATCATCCGGCACGCTGAATCCGAAAACGTCAAAGTGGGCATCGAAAACTGCCCCATGCTGTTTACCGCCGATGAATGGCCGGGCGGCAAAAACTTGGCTCACAGTCCGGCGGTCTGGGATCGAATGTTCAATGACATCCCCAGCGATCACTTCGGACTGAACTACGATCCGTCGCACCTGGTGTTTCAACACATGGACTGCATCAAACCGATGCATCAGTTCGCCGACAAGCTGTTCCACATTCACGCTAAGGACGTACGCGTGGATCACTCCATGCTCGATCAGGTCGGCATCTTGGCCCACCCGAACCTGTACCATTCACCGAAGTTGCCCGGCATGGGTGATGTGAACT
Encoded here:
- a CDS encoding polysaccharide deacetylase family protein, whose product is MRSLKLAALNAQVMLTSPFRRARIRKAAAEGTAPISVSFYHRVADTCANDWTISRERFLRHIDYCKSRFEMISLAEVQRRVRSQQSHNAAMSITFDDGYRDNCEFALPLLIQRGIPCTYFVTTCNVRGQMPFPHDVKSGEPLAVNTVQQIRELSDAGVEIGCHTRQHVDFSKVHDQATVRDEVVRAKSELEQMIGREVRYFAFPFGLPAQLTQAAIEAVSEAGFDGFCSAYGAYNLVGRDWFHIRRFHGDPEFARLKNWLSIDPRKVRQEPEVRYFLPPAMSFKETFPMMGRTTPLFAH
- a CDS encoding RNA polymerase sigma factor, encoding MSLSEVDRALLQRCLDQAPRAWQDFVDRFLGLVVHVANHTAQSRGLTIDMATRDDLVADVFLTLVAGDYAVLRRFRRNSSLATYLTVVSRRVIARRLTQSAAEVSASGQSSNGQAGGEGNGHHESDISRIDDREEIQQLMMRLDSTEANVVRMYHLEGKSYDEISRAVGMSLNSVGPVLSRARDKMKNGRG
- a CDS encoding ATP-dependent Clp protease adaptor ClpS; translation: MAEQQSMVAEPEVEISRRQQRDEKRKPKKQPRYNVVLWDDPDHSYDYVVLMMKRLFHHPIEAGFQIAKQVDLGGKAICLTTTLEHAELKRDQIKAFGKDEMIARCKGSMSATIEPVTE
- a CDS encoding dipeptidase produces the protein MSSILNALEKDSDRHLDDLVQWLRIASVSSDSSRKSDVARAADWLMDKFRGAGLAVELVPTQGHPMVIAETAPVPGAPVVVVYGHYDVQPVEPLDQWISDPFDPTVRNGNLYARGATDDKGQVLTHVQSVCDWIANGEPLPIQVKFLIEGEEEVGSENLERMLPDLADRMACDCVVISDSGQYSDGQPAITYGLRGIATYELRIDGPSQDLHSGSFGGAVMNPAIAICHVLSSMVDKTGRIQIPGYYDDVVDLVASEREAWQNLPQDEAAFADSIGVKELFGETGYTADERRWARPTFDVNGITAGHQGEGVKTIIPATASAKFSFRLVPNQDPTKITAALEKHLADHMPPGVRYQLSPDHGAPGMLADTNSRYMAAANTAIEMAFGKKPVLIREGGSIPIVTRFQEVLGCDCLLLGWGLSDDNAHSPNEKFRIADYHRGIRASALLWDQLGKLQPSESK
- a CDS encoding sensor domain-containing diguanylate cyclase/phosphohydrolase, with protein sequence MNSGSQSTPSRVGNLLAGLRESVAAAEFGAADSSDLPFENRLAVVRLGMATSLFYSLRTKHAPTAAHCLRVALSCSAWAQRLGLDEDTRDRIEVAALLHDLGKIGIPDRILRKPGKLSVDEQLTMELIPELGCEILRGCTGDHELLDIIRYANTWYDSRRHGDGPRGSALPIGSRMLAIADAFDAMTTDTVYRPAMSRERAIQELNQHASTQFDPELVGEFSRMLEERPEMLHRIVVDRWLRQLQDNAAPSIWGTVAESPASRKSASSVVHKREVLFFQQMFANQKDGVAFTDGEGTITHWNASMQRLTAIAADAIVGQRFSNDSLRLRDEDLVRDEDACLIRDCLAQGSAIVRSMMIEQPGKTPTPVQVHVSPVAGSVPGVYGTVVTVRDLSDQATLQERLEALHHQTTQDPLTGVANRAHFDNQLEDLTEATIAGGPSFSLIICDIDHFKRVNDVHGHPAGDEALKSFAAVLRAHSRDGDTVARYGGEEFLLLAPNCDNATASKRAEAIRIALESTPLPSLGGEAVTASFGVTEFQSGDTAETVLARSDRALLKAKDNGRNRVIQLGAGNVMQSPADETVATRGWLEWLTGSGPIENGEFDIVSPVPVDLVIEKLRGFIADHNAEIISVDENQVSIKMNATYSRGGRRRADQQMALRVQLTLSESREERSTGRSFNRTNVHAQLQPIRNRDRRGQDVAACFSQVINSLRSYLMGELMRPDSA
- a CDS encoding ferrochelatase, encoding MTNNEMPYDSFLLVSFGGPEGQDDVMPFLENVLRGKNVPRERMLEVAEHYKHFGGVSPINQHNRELMAAIKAEFASANIDLPVYWANRNWDPLFPDTLRQMRDDGCKRALAFFTSMFSCYSGCRQYRENIIAAQEEVGEDAPIVEKVRMGFNHPRFIETMADAVRQAAASIDVKPDDTLVMFTAHSIPMGMADNCDYLKQLQESSRLVADAVGAANWRLVFQSRSGPPQQPWLEPDVLDAIAETDDASKLSSLVIVPIGFVSDHMEVMFDLDEEAAQLCEQRGIAMARAKTAGTSPTFVQMIRMLVEERLGRTDDKQAIGPLGPWHDVCPADCCTYTPARRPTPAS
- a CDS encoding superoxide dismutase yields the protein MAYTLPALPYAHDALAPSIDAKTMEIHHTKHHQAYISKVNDAIAGTPLESKSIEDLISDMGSVPDDKKGAVRNNGGGHANHSLFWTVMGPGKGGNPTGDLAAAIDSAFGSFDKMKELFGAAAATRFGSGWAWLYVEGGSLKIGSTANQDSPLMGAAIAGIGGTPILGLDVWEHAYYLNYQNRRPDYVTTFWNVVDWDAVAARFAAAK
- a CDS encoding sugar phosphate isomerase/epimerase family protein, with amino-acid sequence MKRREFIQLTAAGLMATQGTTTTWGREPIERTGPPRFQLGLAAYSFRDYFGFMKGKPQKAAPGGPALDMIGFLDYCVAQKIDAAELTSYFFRPDPDDQYFLDIKREAFIRGVTISGTAIGNNFTVGRGPKLDREVEDAIRWIDRAAILGAPHIRFFAGTAAQLASHPDRIVEASEALARCAEYAATKGIFLGVENHGNLTGQQMLELMERTNSPWVGINLDTGNFLSDDPYGDLEKCVPFAVNVQVKVAMRTPDNQPYPADLDRIAKILEHAGYQGFVILEFEEENPYERIPNIIEKFRTVFA
- a CDS encoding glycosyltransferase; translation: MPVGGAETLLVNMMRKMDPARIRPEVVCLKEPGPLGDEISGEFPVHSHLIGGKFDVGVLPRLAKLLHRRRADMVVTVGAGDKMFWGRLAAHIAGVPVIASALHSTGWPDGVGKLNRTLTRITDAFIGVADSHGQFLRDFEKFPADKVHVIRNGVDCARFSPNDQARADVRAELGLNADTPLIGIVAALRSEKNHAMLVRAAAAMRDRQPDAHWIIVGDGPERAGIESLAAELNIADRIHLLGTRYDTPRLVSSLDVFTLCSLNEASPVSILEALACEVPVVATDVGSIKESIINGETGYLIAVEDDAAMADAVDRMLSDAAARQQMGSSGRKLVQETGSLESMVEGYTRLGIELYDAKVCRPATKLVAARSVTS